The proteins below come from a single Papaver somniferum cultivar HN1 chromosome 11, ASM357369v1, whole genome shotgun sequence genomic window:
- the LOC113324910 gene encoding uncharacterized protein LOC113324910, with protein sequence MVVEIPYMHASVLDVEWYGIQSTYTTWRFHGENLEVEAQSLEDNTNNANLAENVENVGDVVVDPAIGVRDDLGDVVEDVDAAIGVDDNFGIDSGIHNDVGSRKRKKKNSVYERAKEPLYPSCPKGVTALYASIKLNHIKTQYGFYDNGMTSILELMKELLPKENMLPSKYPEVKNMIQELGMDYITYDAYVNDCIFHWKDCALLVQCHVCQESRYKKVFNDERKITTIAQKTVRHFSLITRLKRFYSEPWIAEAMTWHSRAKSDINVMRHLVDSSAWRCAESFSPEFSKEPRSVTLGISTDGFNPNGCFGLAHSCWPVIMGMYNLNPSLCMKREFSLLTLLISGHKAPGKNFDVYLEILVDELKQLWDGVIAFDSFSNTELLMRARLLWAIHDFPSLDTLSGCATHGYFTCPTCGEGIVADYLPFTKKIFYRGHRRWLPVKHKYRYDKTNFDGGVEHGTTLWPLTGQQIQEIVDKIRSKKRKGNNLH encoded by the exons ATGGTGGTGGAAATACCTTATATGCATGCCTCTGTGTTAGATGTAGAATG GTATGGTATTCAATCTACGTATACGACATGGCGTTTTCATGGGGAAAACTTAGAGGTAGAAGCACAATCACTCGAGGATAACACTAATAATGCCAATTTAGCTGAGAATGTAGAAAATGTAGGAGATGTAGTTGTTGATCCTGCTATAGGTGTGCGTGATGATTTAGGAGATGTTGTTGAAGATGTCGATGCTGCTATAGGGGTAGATGATAATTTTGGAATAGATAGTGGGATTCATAATGATGTTGGAAgcaggaaaaggaaaaaaaagaattctGTCTATGAGCGTGCAAAAGAACCGTTATATCCTTCATGTCCTAAAGGAGTGACAGCATTATATGcttctatcaaattgaatcacataaaGACACAGTATGGGTTTTATGATAATGGTATGACATCAATCTTAGAGTTGATGAAGGAGTTGCTTCCTAAAGAAAATATGTTgccatctaagtacccagaagtGAAAAACATGATCCAAGAACTAGGAATGGATTATATAACATATGATGCCTACGTAAATGACTGtatttttcattggaaagattgTGCATTATTGGTGCAGTGTCATGTTTGTCAAGAATCTAGGTATAAGAAGGTTTTTAATGATGAGAGGAAGATTACTACTATTGCTCAGAAGACGGTAAGACATTTTTCGTTGATTACAAGGCTGAAAAGGTTTTATAGTGAACCATGGATCGCGGAGGCAATGACTTGGCATTCTAGAGCAAAGTCAGATATAAACGTCATGCGTCATCTCGTCGATTCTTCAGCTTGGCGTTGTGCAGAGAGTTTTTCACCTGAGTTTTCCAAGGAACCAAGGAGTGTTACACTTGGGATATCAACTGACGGTTTCAATCCAAATGGGTGTTTCGGTCTTGCACATAGTTGTTGGCCTGTGATTATGGGTATGTATAATTTAAATCCTTCGTTGTGTATGAAGCGGGAATTCTCCTTGTTGACATTGCTGATATCAGGCCATAAAGCTCCCGGTAAAAACTTTGATGTTTATTTAGAAATATTGGTCGATGAGTTGAAGCAGTTATGGGATGGTGTTATAGCATTTGACTCCTTCAGCAATACTGAATTATTGATGAGAGCACGGTTGTTGTGGGCAATTCACGATTTTCCATCGTTGGATACTTTATCTGGTTGTGCAACTCATGGATATTTTACGTGTCCTACTTGTGGAGAAGGTATTGTTGCTGATTATCTTCCATTTACTAAGAAGATCTTCTATAGGGGACACCGAAGATGGCTACCAGTGAAACATAAGTATCGCTATGACAAGACAAACTTCGATGGAGGGGTAGAGCACGGTACAACTCTATGGCCACTAACAGGGCAGCAAATACAAGAGATTGTAGATAAAATCAGATCCAAGAAGCGCAAGGGAAACAACCTTCACTAG
- the LOC113323636 gene encoding uncharacterized protein LOC113323636 isoform X1, translating to MFIRRSILYDMPNSGSNAIRHITGVMHTEKNITEHLLNIMMGNSKSKDSPAARQDMEYMGIRKKLWLKEDVETGRTVMERGTFELMKKEKIEFCTVLKNLKVPSGFSTNLRNCVIVNPPDLRNFKSHDYHVVMQHLLPLLVHTSTSLPKDLRVSLLRINIFFNILCAKVINREHLLKAKASLVEAICVLEKHFPPSFFVISIQLMIHLADEALISGPVRFRWMYPFEKLMKGFKVLVRNKRYIDGCIARGYTLREASLYGMEDVSKNGYDSYVNCESSNSQRNCSSKNTSDFHLWLREELLKANEANSTLWRLVHGPLFKAQSYKRYQVNGFTFCAQDYQVGVLSQNSGVSMRAVTSYRAKSTDTEYLETEMTYYGVIMKIIKLNYMEFEETVFYCDCVKVEDKTNGCKVDPNSKLIKISFSKMKSIDGALDEPFILASEAIQVFYSKDISEKGWLLWHKWR from the exons ATGTTTATTCGAAGATCTATTCTCTATGACATGCCCAACTCGGGTTCAAATGCAATTCGCCATATCACAGGTGTGATGCACACGGAGAAGAATATAACGGAGCATCTTCTGAATATTATGATGGGAAATAGTAAGTCAAAGGATAGTCCTGCTGCACGTCAAGATATGGAATATATGGGGATAAGAAAGAAGTTGTGGTTGAAAGAGGATGTTGAGACTGGTAGAACAGTAATGGAAAGAGGAACATTTGAGCTGATGAAGAAGGAGAAGATTGAATTTTGTACAGTTTTGAAGAATCTAAAGGTGCCGTCTGGTTTCTCTACAAATCTTCGCAACTGTGTCATTGTTAATCCTCCGGATCTAAGGAACTTCAAGTCTCATGATTACCATGTCGTAATGCAGCATCTGCTTCCGCTGCTGGTTCATACATCAACCTCACTACCTAAAGATCTACGAGTTTCTCTTCTCAGGATCAACATCTTTTTCAACATTTTGTGCGCTAAGGTTATAAACCGGGAACATCTGTTAAAAGCAAAAGCCAGCCTCGTAGAAGCAATTTGTGTTCTGGAGAAACATTTTCCTCCATCGTTCTTTGTTATCAGTATTCAACTGATGATACATCTTGCAGATGAAGCTTTAATCTCCGGTCCGGTGAGATTCAGGTGGATGTATCCCTTTGAGAA GTTAATGAAAGGTTTTAAAGTGTTGGTGCGAAACAAAAGGTACATTGATGGGTGCATTGCAAGAGGGTATACGCTACGAGAAGCAAGCTTGTATGGTATGGAGGATGTGTCAAAGAATG GATATGACTCCTATGTTAACTGCGAGAGCTCTAATAGTCAGAGAAACTGTTCGTCTAAGAATACCTCAGATTTTCATTTGTGGTTACGAGAAGAG CTGTTAAAAGCTAATGAAGCGAATTCAACACTTTGGCGACTAGTGCATGGACCTCTCTTCAAGGCGCAGTCGTATAAAAGATACCAAGTCAATGGATTTACGTTTTGTGCACAAGATTACCAGGTGGGGGTTTTATCACAAAACAGTGGTGTGTCAATGAGAGCTGTTACAAGTTATAGAGCGAAGTCCACAGACACAGAGTACTTGGAAACAGAAATGACCTATTATGGAGTCATTATGAAGATTATCAAGTTGAATTATATGGAATTTGAAGAAACAGTTTTTTATTGTGATTGTGTGAAGGTTGAAGACAAGACTAATGGGTGCAAGGTTGATCCAAATTCAAAGTTGATAAAGATTAGCTTTTCTAAGATGAAAAGCATTGATGGAGCTCTGGATGAGCCGTTTATTCTTGCATCTGAAGCGATACAAGTGTTCTACTCAAAGGATATTTCTGAAAAAGGGTG GTTATTATGGCATAAGTGGAGGTAG
- the LOC113323636 gene encoding uncharacterized protein LOC113323636 isoform X2 has translation MFIRRSILYDMPNSGSNAIRHITGVMHTEKNITEHLLNIMMGNSKSKDSPAARQDMEYMGIRKKLWLKEDVETGRTVMERGTFELMKKEKIEFCTVLKNLKVPSGFSTNLRNCVIVNPPDLRNFKSHDYHVVMQHLLPLLVHTSTSLPKDLRVSLLRINIFFNILCAKVINREHLLKAKASLVEAICVLEKHFPPSFFVISIQLMIHLADEALISGPVRFRLMKGFKVLVRNKRYIDGCIARGYTLREASLYGMEDVSKNGYDSYVNCESSNSQRNCSSKNTSDFHLWLREELLKANEANSTLWRLVHGPLFKAQSYKRYQVNGFTFCAQDYQVGVLSQNSGVSMRAVTSYRAKSTDTEYLETEMTYYGVIMKIIKLNYMEFEETVFYCDCVKVEDKTNGCKVDPNSKLIKISFSKMKSIDGALDEPFILASEAIQVFYSKDISEKGWLLWHKWR, from the exons ATGTTTATTCGAAGATCTATTCTCTATGACATGCCCAACTCGGGTTCAAATGCAATTCGCCATATCACAGGTGTGATGCACACGGAGAAGAATATAACGGAGCATCTTCTGAATATTATGATGGGAAATAGTAAGTCAAAGGATAGTCCTGCTGCACGTCAAGATATGGAATATATGGGGATAAGAAAGAAGTTGTGGTTGAAAGAGGATGTTGAGACTGGTAGAACAGTAATGGAAAGAGGAACATTTGAGCTGATGAAGAAGGAGAAGATTGAATTTTGTACAGTTTTGAAGAATCTAAAGGTGCCGTCTGGTTTCTCTACAAATCTTCGCAACTGTGTCATTGTTAATCCTCCGGATCTAAGGAACTTCAAGTCTCATGATTACCATGTCGTAATGCAGCATCTGCTTCCGCTGCTGGTTCATACATCAACCTCACTACCTAAAGATCTACGAGTTTCTCTTCTCAGGATCAACATCTTTTTCAACATTTTGTGCGCTAAGGTTATAAACCGGGAACATCTGTTAAAAGCAAAAGCCAGCCTCGTAGAAGCAATTTGTGTTCTGGAGAAACATTTTCCTCCATCGTTCTTTGTTATCAGTATTCAACTGATGATACATCTTGCAGATGAAGCTTTAATCTCCGGTCCGGTGAGATTCAG GTTAATGAAAGGTTTTAAAGTGTTGGTGCGAAACAAAAGGTACATTGATGGGTGCATTGCAAGAGGGTATACGCTACGAGAAGCAAGCTTGTATGGTATGGAGGATGTGTCAAAGAATG GATATGACTCCTATGTTAACTGCGAGAGCTCTAATAGTCAGAGAAACTGTTCGTCTAAGAATACCTCAGATTTTCATTTGTGGTTACGAGAAGAG CTGTTAAAAGCTAATGAAGCGAATTCAACACTTTGGCGACTAGTGCATGGACCTCTCTTCAAGGCGCAGTCGTATAAAAGATACCAAGTCAATGGATTTACGTTTTGTGCACAAGATTACCAGGTGGGGGTTTTATCACAAAACAGTGGTGTGTCAATGAGAGCTGTTACAAGTTATAGAGCGAAGTCCACAGACACAGAGTACTTGGAAACAGAAATGACCTATTATGGAGTCATTATGAAGATTATCAAGTTGAATTATATGGAATTTGAAGAAACAGTTTTTTATTGTGATTGTGTGAAGGTTGAAGACAAGACTAATGGGTGCAAGGTTGATCCAAATTCAAAGTTGATAAAGATTAGCTTTTCTAAGATGAAAAGCATTGATGGAGCTCTGGATGAGCCGTTTATTCTTGCATCTGAAGCGATACAAGTGTTCTACTCAAAGGATATTTCTGAAAAAGGGTG GTTATTATGGCATAAGTGGAGGTAG
- the LOC113323636 gene encoding uncharacterized protein LOC113323636 isoform X3, with protein sequence MFIRRSILYDMPNSGSNAIRHITGVMHTEKNITEHLLNIMMGNSKSKDSPAARQDMEYMGIRKKLWLKEDVETGRTVMERGTFELMKKEKIEFCTVLKNLKVPSGFSTNLRNCVIVNPPDLRNFKSHDYHVVMQHLLPLLVHTSTSLPKDLRVSLLRINIFFNILCAKVINREHLLKAKASLVEAICVLEKHFPPSFFVISIQLMIHLADEALISGPVRFRWMYPFEKLMKGFKVLVRNKRYIDGCIARGYTLREASLYGMEDVSKNGYDSYVNCESSNSQRNCSSKNTSDFHLWLREELLKANEANSTLWRLVHGPLFKAQSYKRYQVNGFTFCAQDYQVEDKTNGCKVDPNSKLIKISFSKMKSIDGALDEPFILASEAIQVFYSKDISEKGWLLWHKWR encoded by the exons ATGTTTATTCGAAGATCTATTCTCTATGACATGCCCAACTCGGGTTCAAATGCAATTCGCCATATCACAGGTGTGATGCACACGGAGAAGAATATAACGGAGCATCTTCTGAATATTATGATGGGAAATAGTAAGTCAAAGGATAGTCCTGCTGCACGTCAAGATATGGAATATATGGGGATAAGAAAGAAGTTGTGGTTGAAAGAGGATGTTGAGACTGGTAGAACAGTAATGGAAAGAGGAACATTTGAGCTGATGAAGAAGGAGAAGATTGAATTTTGTACAGTTTTGAAGAATCTAAAGGTGCCGTCTGGTTTCTCTACAAATCTTCGCAACTGTGTCATTGTTAATCCTCCGGATCTAAGGAACTTCAAGTCTCATGATTACCATGTCGTAATGCAGCATCTGCTTCCGCTGCTGGTTCATACATCAACCTCACTACCTAAAGATCTACGAGTTTCTCTTCTCAGGATCAACATCTTTTTCAACATTTTGTGCGCTAAGGTTATAAACCGGGAACATCTGTTAAAAGCAAAAGCCAGCCTCGTAGAAGCAATTTGTGTTCTGGAGAAACATTTTCCTCCATCGTTCTTTGTTATCAGTATTCAACTGATGATACATCTTGCAGATGAAGCTTTAATCTCCGGTCCGGTGAGATTCAGGTGGATGTATCCCTTTGAGAA GTTAATGAAAGGTTTTAAAGTGTTGGTGCGAAACAAAAGGTACATTGATGGGTGCATTGCAAGAGGGTATACGCTACGAGAAGCAAGCTTGTATGGTATGGAGGATGTGTCAAAGAATG GATATGACTCCTATGTTAACTGCGAGAGCTCTAATAGTCAGAGAAACTGTTCGTCTAAGAATACCTCAGATTTTCATTTGTGGTTACGAGAAGAG CTGTTAAAAGCTAATGAAGCGAATTCAACACTTTGGCGACTAGTGCATGGACCTCTCTTCAAGGCGCAGTCGTATAAAAGATACCAAGTCAATGGATTTACGTTTTGTGCACAAGATTACCAG GTTGAAGACAAGACTAATGGGTGCAAGGTTGATCCAAATTCAAAGTTGATAAAGATTAGCTTTTCTAAGATGAAAAGCATTGATGGAGCTCTGGATGAGCCGTTTATTCTTGCATCTGAAGCGATACAAGTGTTCTACTCAAAGGATATTTCTGAAAAAGGGTG GTTATTATGGCATAAGTGGAGGTAG
- the LOC113323636 gene encoding uncharacterized protein LOC113323636 isoform X4 — MFIRRSILYDMPNSGSNAIRHITGVMHTEKNITEHLLNIMMGNSKSKDSPAARQDMEYMGIRKKLWLKEDVETGRTVMERGTFELMKKEKIEFCTVLKNLKVPSGFSTNLRNCVIVNPPDLRNFKSHDYHVVMQHLLPLLVHTSTSLPKDLRVSLLRINIFFNILCAKVINREHLLKAKASLVEAICVLEKHFPPSFFVISIQLMIHLADEALISGPVRFRWMYPFEKLMKGFKVLVRNKRYIDGCIARGYTLREASLYGMEDVSKNGEGTHKHTRMAYFDDDDEFADEMPLSKARDITLTQMQFEQASKWLLSKHDGLDEWQMI; from the exons ATGTTTATTCGAAGATCTATTCTCTATGACATGCCCAACTCGGGTTCAAATGCAATTCGCCATATCACAGGTGTGATGCACACGGAGAAGAATATAACGGAGCATCTTCTGAATATTATGATGGGAAATAGTAAGTCAAAGGATAGTCCTGCTGCACGTCAAGATATGGAATATATGGGGATAAGAAAGAAGTTGTGGTTGAAAGAGGATGTTGAGACTGGTAGAACAGTAATGGAAAGAGGAACATTTGAGCTGATGAAGAAGGAGAAGATTGAATTTTGTACAGTTTTGAAGAATCTAAAGGTGCCGTCTGGTTTCTCTACAAATCTTCGCAACTGTGTCATTGTTAATCCTCCGGATCTAAGGAACTTCAAGTCTCATGATTACCATGTCGTAATGCAGCATCTGCTTCCGCTGCTGGTTCATACATCAACCTCACTACCTAAAGATCTACGAGTTTCTCTTCTCAGGATCAACATCTTTTTCAACATTTTGTGCGCTAAGGTTATAAACCGGGAACATCTGTTAAAAGCAAAAGCCAGCCTCGTAGAAGCAATTTGTGTTCTGGAGAAACATTTTCCTCCATCGTTCTTTGTTATCAGTATTCAACTGATGATACATCTTGCAGATGAAGCTTTAATCTCCGGTCCGGTGAGATTCAGGTGGATGTATCCCTTTGAGAA GTTAATGAAAGGTTTTAAAGTGTTGGTGCGAAACAAAAGGTACATTGATGGGTGCATTGCAAGAGGGTATACGCTACGAGAAGCAAGCTTGTATGGTATGGAGGATGTGTCAAAGAATGGTGAGGGTACTCATAAGCACACTCGAATGGCATATTTTGATGACGACGATGAGTTTGCTGATGAGATGCCTTTAAGTAAAGCTAGGGATATTACTCTAACTCAAATGCAGTTTGAACAAGCTAGCAAATGGCTTCTCTCTAAGCACGACGGGTTAGATGAATGGCAAAT GATATGA